The following nucleotide sequence is from Siniperca chuatsi isolate FFG_IHB_CAS linkage group LG2, ASM2008510v1, whole genome shotgun sequence.
TGTGGCTTAGTCTGCATATCTCGATTTGATTAGCTCATGGTGGCAGCATGAACTTGAAGTTGCAGTTTTCCTGCTGATGCAactaaatgcaaataaatgacaataacagCATGAAGCTGTTGAGCCTCACAAGAGTGGAGTTGATGTCTCATGTCCTTCCTCTACAGTCCAACGCCCACCATCAAGTGGTTTAAGAAGGGTGGGGACCTGCCAGGACGGAAAGTGAAGTTTGAGAACTACAACAAGACCCTGAAGATTATCAACGTGTCAGAAGAGGATGCTGGGGAATATGTATGCATGGCCAACAATCATTTAGGCAGCATACGTCACTCCATCTTTGTTCAGGTCAAAGGTGAGGAGGTTACAGTGGCTATgtgtttaaacaaatatattagcttgtgtttgtgtgtgagtccATCATGCTAACCTGACTCCTTGTGTTCCACAGCGGCTCCTTATTGGCTGGACAAACCTACAAACCTGGTGCTAGCCCCAGATGAGAATGGGCGCCTGGTGTGTCGGGCCAATGGCAACCCTAAACCTAACATCCAGTGGCTGATCAATGGACAGCCTATAGACAGTATGTATAGctaatattttaaaacttttctttctttctttcttctttgctaacaagctaacacaTTTGTCAGCTAAGCTTGTTAGGTTAAATTCAGGGCAAAGTAGTTTTTAagttatattatactatacattatgattacagttttttacaatcgctATGACTTTTCAAGACATTTAACaagtttcctaaactcttaacaCGGTTAGCACAACATCCATCTTTGCAGGCTAtacaattaacacatttcttgtTGCTTCTGTTACACACAAGCTCAaccaagaccaaaacaatgtaattttacagtcaGATTTACAAATGCTTTCACACTGTATGTCAGAACAGATAACATCATGTTCTAAACATAACTTATATAGGCTAAAGTCAAAGTGAACAGCTGTTCATATTGTGaattgaaacacaaatatattccctgtattttattccattgctAATGAGAAACAGCTTATTGCAATTATGCATATATATAAATCACAGCTGTTTCCCATCTAGGAACCACACTCAGGTGTTGAGGTTTTTTCAATCGCATGATCATATGTTCTAAAAGAGGACTCTTTGGGCTGATCTTGTGTGGAAAAGGAACAATATAGagcaaaacaaagagagaaagaatgaaagaaagaaagaaacaaaatgcatgcatttactaaacccaacaaaacaaaaatgtagagaggcttcaaaagaaactacaatgcaaaacacaatctATGATCAATACAATATACTGTCTATTGTATAAGGGCAGACCtgacacataaaataatgcagtttctgtaactttagctgatgatagtgtttttttgtcattgtgttatgattgactaaatgttcctgttggaagagaacatgtgttagtgttttgaataattatttgattttaaaacatgtttgcagtgttttgttagacATAGTGTAttgtgttagtttattattgtattttgaaaattagttttggggtttagtttacaatgtgtgattttgagcatgaaattaaccattttgccaattgtgtgttttaggtgtgTTGGTGcgttaagagtttaggaaaattgttaaatgtatcgaaaaaactgtcatagtgattgtaaaaaactgtattGGCCATTTGGCTTGTAACTTTTAAACATGACTACAGTTGATTACAAAATAACACCATaccaaaaaaattattttggtcATCATGGACTGCCAATTTACtgagaggttgttttttttttaaatgtatgatgTTATTGGCATGTTTTGGTACAGGAACTTCTACAGTTCAGTAGTTGTTGGGAAAATGCTGTCACTCCAACAGCTGCCTCAGGGTCTTTATGCAGGTCGATGTCGTGTATCATCTTCTGTTATAACACCTGACAGTGCAACATCACCTACTGTAGGCTATAATATTCTCTCATCTAATATCTCCATGACTGTCCCATTGACCGCCTACTATATTAGTCATCAACTGCTTTGCTTTAGAAAGACGTTTTTAGAATCTAATTTCATGTAGCCTAAACCAttccctctttatttctgtcacagtacaGATCGTTGTTTACAGCTGTACTATTGATATTCTCTAATATCTAACAAAGCCGTCCTCTAATACGGCTTCTAATTCTGCTTTTTGCTTTTCGTCACTGCCCGCCCCCCTCCTTTTTTAACCCCCCCACCCCGATCCCAGGCTCTCCCCCCAACCTGAGCAGACAGGTGCTGGGTGACACAATCATCTTTCGCTCGGTGCAGATGGGAAGCAGCGCCGTCTACCAGTGCAACGCCTCCAACCAGCACGGCTATCTGCTGGCCAATGCCTTCGTCAGCGTCCTCGGTGAGACTCAGCTTCACTTTTCACCAGTTGGTGTAGCCCTGAAATCTCtgtgaaaatatgaatatgaggGCTGTATTGCATGAATACTCACTGTGTTTTTTGGGGGTAAAATACATACACCAGAATCACCATTGTGACCTCTGAATGTTTCCCTTAAATACaacaactgcatttcattgtgcaatcctgtattgtataatgacaataaaacagaaactgaatttGAACCTGACATGATTATCATCAACGAAAGCTGATACTGCTTGCTTTGCCTCTCATCCACACAGATTGTTCATTGTAAGAATCTAGTCTCTTGGCACATTTTGTATGATTAGGTTTTGAATTCACTGTGTGAAATACATCCAAATGACTTTTTCTCCATACATATGTGTAGTTATACATACCTTGCTCTCATGTTGTATGTTGCTAGCAACAATTATATCAAACTATTTACAGGATTTCAACAGCAATAGCCAGTAAGTCTCTGTTTACAATAGACTATCATTGCTATTTTTAGcaactatattatatattattattcatgtttGCGGTTAGCATTATAACCTAAAAACCCAACTGACTCTTTGATGtattagcttgctagctacagTAACTAGATACTTTGTGTAAAATAGAACAGCTTTGGAGAGTTGTTGGATATTTTTGGTCATTCAGCTGTAATCAATTCaaattttacattatatattttttaattgattacatttaaatcaaatctcACAGAAtatttcacagaagacattttgacatatcacagtaggaaaagcaaaggtgtaaataataaaatcagtgaTTGCTGAATTCCTGTCACACTGTCATAGCTTACTGGGagcttgaatagaacagagtcATTGTTAATATTagtagtaacacctgtgcttttcctactatgacaagtcaaaatcttcttcttttcctttcggctgttccctttcaggggtcgccacagcgaatcatgtgcttccatctaaccctgtcctctgcatcctcttcactcacacccattaacttcatgtcctctctcactacatccataaatctcctctttggtcttcctctagacctcctgcctggcagctccaacctcagcatccttctaccaatatattcacagtctctcctctgaacatgtccaaaccacctcaatctggcctctctcactttatctccgaaacatctaacatgagctgtccctctggtgtcctcattcctgatcctgtccgtcctcgtcactcccaaagagaacctcaacatcttaagctctgctacctccagctctgcctcttgtcttttcttcagtgccactgtctctaagctgtacaacatcgctggtctcaccaccgtcttcaacacctttcctttcattcttgctgatactcttttatcacacaacacacctgacacttttctccacccgttccaacctgcttgcactcgcctcttcacctcttttccacagtctccattgctctgaaccgttgaccctaagtacttaaagtccttgggacttgggactggcacaagaagacactggcttctgcccccttgtggttgcatttatgacaagtcaaaatgtctgctgtgaaaaagaacTATTGGGGTAGAATGCAAGTTTTTATGACACATAGATGTTTTACTTAAAGACTCAACACTGAAATAGGTTGTTGTTTGATTAAACCGTTAACACCTTTACATTTTGCATCACTTTCCAAATGTAAAATACTCCATGACATACAGAGTCCTTGTAAGTGATGAAGTGGTAAAGGTGTGatccactgtctctctctttgcagACATGACTCCGAGGATGCTGGGCCCTAAAAACCAGCTGATTAAAGTCATCGAGAACAACCGCACCTTCCTGGACTGTCCCTTCTTCGGTTCCCCTCTGCCAGAGTTACGCTGGTGagcatgtttctttgtttacttATATTCAAAAATACTGGTTTTGGCATCATCCTCTGAAAACCCACATCcatgtgtccttgagcaagacactaaaTTCATAAACCTATACTTTATTGTTGAGTTTCCTAGTtcatagtttcagttttttagCCATGtccatgtgttttctgtgtataGGTTTAAGAACGGACAGGGCAGTGGGCTGGACGGCGGTCAGTACCGGGTTTACATCAACGGCACCCTAGAGATCAAACGGGCCCGAGCAGAGGACGAGGGCACCTACACCTGTGTGGCCAACAGCATCCTGGGTACAGCAGAGAACCAGGTCCGcctggaggtcaaaggtcagacatTATATCACCGCTGCACTCAGAGTCATATGAGGCATCCTGTTATGACTCAGCATCCAACTCACAATGAACCTGAAAACTAAGTAATCATCTTGCAAATACACAATGACATGTTGACATGAAGTAACATGACATGATGTGCAGTCTACATGTGCAACAATCAGCTCCAACAGGGTTTATGTGAAATATTAAATGATTTCCTTTCCTTGTGCCAAACAGCCTGCACTGTTGGATTATATTCAAATCTCTCGTGCCTTTAATTAAACTGTTTAATAACAGTTACATTTGTATTCACTGCAAAAATATCCATCCTGGCATTCAGGGTagaattgaactgaaaaaaaaaaataaaacaaatgagctAATCTGCCAAGGTGGTGAGATAACATTGCAGTAGAAATCCTCATCTTTAAAGCAGAAGCTGTatggaggaggttggggtggatggttggACGTACAAAGCACAGCTCTGTTTTCTACAAAACGGATTTGCTAATGCAAATAAGTTGTGTATGGATGTCATTTTTAGGAAATTGCTCTGAAAGTATCAGCCTGGGGGTGAATGACAGTTTTTGTTCACTTGcttcaacagaaaaagaaagattttaGGAGCTATGGTGGTAAATTGAACAGATTTATGTTGCCTTACATTAACGTATTAGTATTAATATTTGTGTGAGTGAGCTTTTTGGATAGAAGTGTGTTACATCCAACTCTTCGGTGTCAGTCATTCACCTTTCATTGATTTTCCTGGATGCATCTAAATGTACAAGTTCAtgtagtgtgtgcatgtgtgtgtatgggttcCTCTTCAACCTCACTCCAACTCAGAACCGACTGGTATAGTTCGAGCCCCGGAGCACCAGTCAGCCATCAGGGGCTCCACGGCTCGCTTTGACTGTAAGGTGAAGTCTGATCCCAGCCTACCCATCACTGTGACCTGGACAAAGGATGACAAGCCTCTCCACCTGGGATGGAGGTAACAGCACCTACAGTGACCCTAAAACATCAGTCAGTGTTTTAATGGAGAAAAAATAAGTCTAATCcaagcaacattatcattttgtgttttcttcctcttccccttTATTTTACTGACCTTCAAAAGAATTTaagaaaatgaatatgaatgcaTCACTGGTCTCTGGTTTGTTTGTGATTAAGTGAAATTTTGAGATTTAATCAGTCCCCCAACCCAAAAAAGGGGTTTTCCACAGTGAAAATACCTAAACACCTGGGAAGTTGATTTTCACTTATTCATTTTCATCTTGTTATTTAACTACTTTAACGATTCTTTCTAAGTTGTCTTTTAGTAATTctcataatcaattaatcataaTCTCTGTTTCAGTAAttctaaatataatttttcaatCCTTTTGTTGTGTGGTTACATGGTGGGCTATACTATATGGCAGGGTAATGTGGgtaatataagtccaatatttggCAGATAAGCACATTAATTTGTGAGACATTAGAATATTAAAGTCAACTTTAAGGAAGattgctttatggcacaaaatCGAAACACATAGTATCTTCATGTTGTAAACATGGTGGGGTATACATATATGGCAGGGTCAAATGTGGGTCAAAAATGTTGCCAAAAAATCTCCTGTGATTTGGGATAGCgaaattaatgtttaaatacTAGTGTAATCAATGTCATATCAGGAGTCAAGACACACAAAAGGAACATAACTTGTCTTAGAGAGGAAACAGCATGTGCCAGACAATGAGAAATCTCACATGTCAACTGTCTTCTGTACATTCTAGttatttgattttactttttatttgagTTAATGGGATGGCTGTCTCTTTTGGAGCTGACATCTGtagaaaatgaatcaaagtATAAACTTGAAATATTGATGTATAACAACATCAATATTGCTACCTGTGGACtttacacaggtagcacagggtgcacaacataggaagagcaaggagcggcaaattaagaaatttaacatccttttgaataagaagaattTAGGAAAGAACAACCaatcctttctctctgtttgtcttccaGGCTGAGGAAAGACGAGGAGTCGCTGACCATCCCCAATGTGAATGAGGGCGATGAGGGAACATACACCTGCACTGTTAAATCTGAGATAGACCAGGACTCAGCCTCAGCCCGCCTCACTGTGTTAGGTACACTCACATACAGAACAGTCCTGGAACAAATTACATGTTAAGATTGAATATACAAAAAGATTTgtacataaaaatgaaacatttctcTGAACCTAAATATGTCACAGTATCTTGTTTTAACTCAAAATAATCTATCACACGGTATCAGCTtatgtatttttcatgtaaaaccTTTTCCTGAAAAGAAGCTACTAACTATAGCTGCCAgttaaatgtagtgaagtaaaagttACTATATTCCCATCTGAAATATGGTGAAGGAAAAgttagcctgggaaccagacgaatctgctAGCTCgtgttttatttgctttggCAGATGCGTCtggcccccctcccattcagacagatttctaCCGGTCCTGGATCTGGATTAGCCACTGAGGCATTTTCGTAAACAACCAAGATGGCTGCCACTGATGTGGAACTGTTTTTGTTGAATCCGGTATTGCGTCAGTATTAAACAAACTGAATGGTATATTTTCTCtaaaagaacaaacaactgCATTTGGCAAGTTAAATTTGCCCGCtttggaaatcgaaaatgaaTTGAAAGGAGCAAAATGTGAACTAGTCCGGCGATGGCAGGCTAAGGAAAAGTAGGAAGTCTCTCAAAATTGAAATAGTCATGTTAAGTACCAGCAGTAGTCGATTTGATGAGggatgaggggggatgccatcctccttgttagcaaaatgaccaaaatccgtcccccttgttaacctgctcaaaagaagCTCTGTGCTTTGCCTCGTAGTggcgcttttaataatcgccacggtctcggaacatatgagacatactggttttgaactgcctgtgggaagactgaacatgtaagagtctgccCATTCTTGATTGAGAGAGCTCTGTTTCCGCTTTCTACTtgtctctttttagagcacgccatgtgaaattatttctccgacTAGTCTCTactttccctgtgtgtgtacctcactcactgactcgactcgCAGGCCGCTAAACCAGAGCCGTAAAATAGAAATGCCCCgtcaaaatgttattattctcaacaatttatcgatattctctacagaaattaacagagcttggaGCAAAATGCTCAtaaacttgcacacacacacacacacacacacacacacacacacacacacacacacacacacacacacacacacacacacacacactataatgcttttatttttgttgttggtgttttatactgtaaatgtcttCAGTTTTTCTTGACACTGTACTATTTTTCAGCTCTATGCCTTCAAAGGGAAATCACgcatgttttattgttgctgCAGTTTACTAAAATATAATATGCTTACCTAGCTTAACTTTAACTCTACTTACTCTCACTGATTCAACTGTTTGCATGCAGCATATTGAGATACTATAGTGCTGTGTAGAAAGTGCTGTAGCAAAGCTTTAATGTAGACTCAGTTTGGGCATCCTGTGTGACCATTGTTTTGACATGTGTTACTATAGCATTAATGACAGTGAGTCAAAGGAATAAGCCACTGTATttggtaaaagtaaaaaatgtggCCGTCATTAAACAGACGTTACCATTTTGTGAAGACtcatctgtctgcctctctgaaGAAGTATTTACTTATTTAGACGCACCTTGAGAAAAGGCTCAAATGTCTACGTCACTGTACACTTTGATTTTTTGAGATTGTGGACGTCTTCAGGAAGTATTACTCTCAACTGACCTGCTGGGTTCTCCAAAGTtgaattttttgtttatttttgaggAAAACTGGCTCATATCTGTGACTTAATCATCAATGCCAAAGTCTCAGTCTGTAAAAACAATGCTCGCATGATCGTCTCAAACTGGAGCTTAGTGAAATTGACTTGATATTAATACAATGTGTgctaaatgacaaattaatagTTGTTCTCCCTTGCTGTTGATTGGCTAGTAGACTAACCTGCAAATTCTAACCCTTATACCCACTTCCTGGTCCTTGACCCTACCCTACAGAGGAAGCCTCCCTCAACCCCTCAGTCTCTAGTGCCTTGCCTCCAGGTAACACATGGCTTGAGTggaattttttctttttcttttctttcctgtcatGGTTTTCTTTCCTGTTTATTTAGTCTTcttattgttttactttttgttcTCTACCTCTATCTCAACTTGTGCCTctgtattataatatttatgttaCGCTTTTATAAtggatattattttattatgtaataatgattattttttacagaATGGATTTTTATATGCATGCACCACAATTCACGCTGTCAAGTAATTTAATCTCATATTAAGCCTATATTACGTCTAAGTAATGTCCAGTTTGGTACAATAATGCCACTCGTTCCAAGTTGTTTGTTGATGTTATTAGTAGAGtagtttttctcatttctcctaATTGTCTCCCTTTCgatatatttccattttccaaGTGGAACTGTTGATTTTGAAACTcaactgtgaactgtgtttcaaaacatcaacagtgaaCTGGGAGGAGATTTGGAGGTGCCATTGGGTGTTATAACAGAATGAATGTAttttaacataacataacaggGTTAAGGACTGATGATTATGAGAATAAATGACATTGTACAGTATGAGTGACAAGTATTTTGCAGCATGCCTATTCTTGTATGTGCATgcttgtacagtacagtatgtgtttgccATGTCTCAGGTCAGGTTATtccctgtttctctgcagaCCGTCCAGACCCTCCCATGGATCTGGATCTGTCGGACCCAGCAGCCCGCAGCGTTCGCCTCACCTGGATCCCCGGAAACGACCACAGGAGCCCAATCACACGTcagtatacacacactcatcataTACCTATATTCTCCCACCTCTCCTGGACATCCTGGAAGGATTAAACTGCCCTTCATGgtcacatttctcaaaaatgTGTCGTGTGTTACAGGCATaccatatatttgtgtgtttgagctgtATTTGTGTGGAACAGGTTCAGCTTTCATTCATCTTAGGGAGATTGTGTGAGTAAAGGAGAGCTAAAAACGTGAAGGGTTAGAGTTTGTCTCGGGTCACCAAGCTCAGGAAAGAAATGATAATGAACGGATGGTGAAATACAAATACTCATTAAAATTCAGTAATAGGCCACAATTAGAATCCATCAGAGAAATATGATTTGGGGGCCCATTACTCCTAAAGTCATCATCTGTATTTATAGGAAGGATTGTAAAATTAATGCAATAAGGTCATTAAACAAACTTGAGAGGAGATGAGGGGATGAAATGACGTTATACCAGAATACATGAAGCCACAACTGCAGGTGATCCACCACAGGAGCAAGAGCTGATCTAGAGAACCTCAAAAACCTGCTGAACCCCTTCACATTTCCACTGCGTTAACAGTAAATGGTCTGCCTTTTCTCAAGCCAGTTGTGTGTCGCTCTACAGAGTTCTTGGTCCAGTTTGAGGAGGACCGCTGGGAGCCGGGCAAGTGGCAGGACCTGTCCACGTACCCCGGAGACCTCAACTCAGTCATCCTGCAGCTCGCCCCCTTTGTCAACTACCAGTTCAGGGTCATCGCCATAAACAAAGTGGGCCAGAGTCAGCCCAGCGGCCCCTCGCCACGATACAAGACCAGCGGAGCTGGTGAGAAGCACCACACACACTCGTCTAAAATAATATGGCTATATGTGTTTGAAGACACGCGTATCTTGCAGTTTACTTGATGTAGTTTTCAGGAACAACATTTCATGTACTTTACATGAAAATTATGATTTTGTTGACGAAGGGCTTCAGGTCACTACTACTTACCTACATTTTGTTGGAATAGTTTTGACCTCTTTGAAGTAATGGAAGTGTCCTGTATGAAAAAGAACAATCTCCatgttaaatgtgaaataaaatgccAATTATTATGCTCTAATCTTGCGGGCTTGCTAGAAAATGTATTGGTTActctaaaataaacacaaatcaaagtaggaaataaaacattttaattgtggGCTcgtgaaaaaaatgtattctaaacACATAGGGGAATTAGCACACGGGCTAGATGTGTAGTTTGTAGCCCCTTACTTAAAAGTAGTGCAGAGTTAAAGACTACTGGCCATTAAGCTTCAGGTTTCTCAGTTGATGTTAAGCCAAGTGTTTTGAAGTTGATGTCCAATCTGAgttcattttgttatgttaaaaCAAGCCCCAGATGCCATTCCCAGAGGTCTACGAGGATGGGGCTCCAAGAAGGACAATATGGAGATCACCTGGGAGGTAAGACGTGTACAAGTCCTACCTGTTGAATTGAATGCCTGTTATGCCATTGTAAATAATGGCAATAACACAAAGAGTGTATGTAGTCTTTATCATGATCATGGATGGAACTGTGACAATAAAATTCAGTAGCCTGAAgacagtagtagttgtagtagtagtaggagtaTTTTGTAAGTAAGAAGAACATGTGCTTTCCAGAggaaaaatacaattattttaatttctggcAAAATGTTTGGCCTTGGATGATTGGGCGTGATGTATTTTTCTTCTCATGTGTTTTCACTTCTTACATGTACAcgttaaaattagaaaaatataaaaaaaaacaaaaaacaaaagcacaatcTTACTTTCAGTCAGTgagctttgtgttttttattttttccagccTCTGCTTGACCTGGAGAGAAATGGCCTAAACCTGCACTACAATGTGTGGTGGAGACGGAAGGATTTGGGAGAGGAGTGGAGTAATGTGACCACAGTGCGGTCCAAACATGTTGTCCACAACACAGAAACCTACATGCCTTATGAGATCAAAATCCAGGCCAGGAATGAGTTTGGACCAGGACCTGAGTCTAACGTGGTCATTGGATACTCTGGAGAGGACAGTAAGTAGATACACACTAGATATCAGTTTGTGAAAGACAACGCTGATACTGATTTTTGGACTAAAGCTGGTAGAAATTTATGTTGATGCTTTTCAGGCTGATAAAAACTCAGACCCTCACAATTTCATCAGTGAATCATTTCACTGTGATTTTAAGCCAATAGTGCAATTACTGCAAAGCAACAACAGCACCGCTGAGGGAATTTTCTCTTATTTCTGCATAAACAGAACCAAACCTTTCTGACGATTCACACATACTGTGtccctttttgtttgttcagaGCCCACCGACGCTCCCACTGACCTGCGGGTGTCAAAGGTCGACAGCACCAAGGCGAACATTCACTGGAAGCCTGTAGACCCAGACTCTGTGCAGGGAGAGTTCAAGGAGTACAGAGTGAGACTGGCTGAATTTTTGTAATGAGAACCGACTGTAGAGATGGTCTAAAAATAGACTCTGATTCTCAGTTTCTGACAATTTCTCTTGTTTAATCTCCTCACCCTTCTCTGCACTTCTTACCCATAAACCTTGTCCTTCCCCTTCCACCTCCCAGCTGTGCTACTGGCGCGAGTCCAGTCTGGTTCCAGGTCTGGTGGTCAGTAAGGAGAAGAAGACCAAAGGTTTCTACAGCACCATGGCCGAGCCGTCTGGCATTCTCAGCGACCTGGTGCCCTACTCTAAATACAAGATGTTCATGGTTGTGGCCAACAACCGCTTTGAGAGTCCACCCAGCAACACGGTGGAATTCACCACCAAGGAGGGAGGTGAGGACGCAGCCCTCACAACTAAAATATTGAGGATGACATCTCATGTAGTTTCACAAAAGTGTTCTGAGCCAAAGGTAGCATATTCATCAGTGTTATGTGGGATTCttacaaacacactttttattATGCAGAACCACAAACTGTATCTCTTTAACGCTTactatatttaaattaaatttttaattgTCACCAGGACACACTTTTGAAGTAAATTTTGCTTTTGAGACCATAATGTCTTGCAAGGAAAACACATTGACTTAGCATTTTGAGAGATATTTTGGCACTATTGGAGTGGATGTCTTTGGCGCTAGAGATTTTTTGGAGCCAGCATCCAGTGGCCATCAGTGGTACAGCATTATAACGCCCCAGCTTTCAGCCTTGATGGAAGCAGCTTGGGCAGAATAagtttcttttcctcctctcctctgtccttttCCTAAATCCCAGACCCCTCTCTTGTTTCTTCTCTTTACTTATttgttgtgcttgtgtgtgattttgtgtgtgtctctgtgtgtgtgtgtgtgtgtttgcagtgccAGATGCTCCGAGGTTCTTCAGGATTAACCGGAGAAGTTTCGACACCGTCCACCTCGAATGGGACAAACCTCTGGAGCCCAATGGCATTCTGATTGGATACCAGCTCAAGTACCAAACAGGTGTGCTGCTCTCAAACACCAagtattcacacacatacacagtacatacaAACTTTCAAACCTTCAGACAGAAAGCATTCTTTAACTTGGTGCTTCTACTTGGTAGTGATTTGCTAATCAGTATGAGCTGTATAAGTGATCGTGAGCCTTAGGATTCAggtatttgctttgttttatagtttttatttgagtaaatTGTATTTGGACCACACAGCTTTACAACAGAGATACAATAGGGCAGCAACATGAATGAACACAAAGTCAGACAGGCTTTAACCGAACCAGTTTAACACTGTTATCTTAACCACTTTTTTGGAAGTGACAATGAAGGTGAATGCACTCACAATGTCCGCTGTAATCAGCCACTGCATTTTAAAGgtactgcacatacagtatgtgcacaacTGCAGTATGTGGAGTAGGTCAAAGGGGAACCCGGAAGTAGCTCCGAAGGATCTAATTGACTTTAGTGAAACTTAAGGTAATAACTGGAAGTTT
It contains:
- the nfasca gene encoding neurofascin homolog (chicken) a isoform X1: MLGQGGHVALALMSLLLLLWREAAPIEVPQDPKILQDLKQPPTIVKQSVKDYIVDPRDNIIIECEAKGNPVPTFSWRRNGKFFNIGKDPRVTMRKRSGTLEIGFRSGGRPEDYEGEYQCFASNDFGVALSNKILLRVSKAPLWPKEVLEPVVVTEGSPLVLPCNPPPGLPPPFTFWMNSAMTPIPQDKRVSMGLNGDLYFSNVLAKDAHTDYSCNARFLFTHTIQQKNPFTLKVLTSRKVAESTPTFLSPSGSESSKMVLRDEQLLLECIAAGLPTPTIKWFKKGGDLPGRKVKFENYNKTLKIINVSEEDAGEYVCMANNHLGSIRHSIFVQVKAAPYWLDKPTNLVLAPDENGRLVCRANGNPKPNIQWLINGQPIDSSPPNLSRQVLGDTIIFRSVQMGSSAVYQCNASNQHGYLLANAFVSVLDMTPRMLGPKNQLIKVIENNRTFLDCPFFGSPLPELRWFKNGQGSGLDGGQYRVYINGTLEIKRARAEDEGTYTCVANSILGTAENQVRLEVKEPTGIVRAPEHQSAIRGSTARFDCKVKSDPSLPITVTWTKDDKPLHLGWRLRKDEESLTIPNVNEGDEGTYTCTVKSEIDQDSASARLTVLEEASLNPSVSSALPPDRPDPPMDLDLSDPAARSVRLTWIPGNDHRSPITQFLVQFEEDRWEPGKWQDLSTYPGDLNSVILQLAPFVNYQFRVIAINKVGQSQPSGPSPRYKTSGAAPDAIPRGLRGWGSKKDNMEITWEPLLDLERNGLNLHYNVWWRRKDLGEEWSNVTTVRSKHVVHNTETYMPYEIKIQARNEFGPGPESNVVIGYSGEDKPTDAPTDLRVSKVDSTKANIHWKPVDPDSVQGEFKEYRLCYWRESSLVPGLVVSKEKKTKGFYSTMAEPSGILSDLVPYSKYKMFMVVANNRFESPPSNTVEFTTKEGVPDAPRFFRINRRSFDTVHLEWDKPLEPNGILIGYQLKYQTVNGSRLGRPQLETLLPNVTEFTLRLPDRSTRYKFYLSALTQVGAGEVYAEESPHFANEENFTDATGLVELTDASVASAFTPTPPPLAPLPPTTIAPTTISTSTSTTPTATTSTTTTTTTTTTPSTTTTTTEATTTITPPVLVTTKHTDQNVLVAPGREISNLTVEPNSNYANVSWRHNFPAGSSEFVLEFTLDSNKTVKVVPVKQQPPITVADLIAGAKYHLRVYSHELNSVSSKSVTFKTKAAYIDQVDIATQGWFIGLMCAIALIILILLIVCFIKRSRGGKYPVRDKKDLPLDQVDQKDQEGSFDYHSDEDNKPLQGSQTSLDGNVKESDDSLVDYGEGGDGQFNEDGSFIGQYTVKKDKDETEGNESSEATSPVNAIYSLA